One Cheilinus undulatus linkage group 22, ASM1832078v1, whole genome shotgun sequence DNA window includes the following coding sequences:
- the LOC121505004 gene encoding uncharacterized protein LOC121505004, with translation MNWQDSLRAGQEEELYDPSDTPFTDEEDDIYWSDVSTLSRSNTTLQELEEKKYDPLDTTLKFVQRRDDLDPVSSEDDSGLRAEMSCGHAVSPDSLTQWCISLLKQGKYKFRCPALVEGTKQCNKRWSYKEVRRLADLSPEEMEYFESTVARLAAADYCDIKPCPSCRTNVERKDLSNLCVRCTICTADLKKTYDFCWQCLRKWKGSGPRSDHCDNDGCINRDLQLLQTCRSISLPDVKGVTDCPSVRACPTCGMMVEHNQAYCKNIDCPRCHVKFCFVCLKLKRVCIKTSSPYEICPSGVAARQTSMPVWHRK, from the exons ATGAACTGGCAAGACTCTTTGAGAGCTGGGCAAGAGGAGGAGCTGTATGACCCATCTGACACACCATTCACCGATGAAGAAGATGACATATATT gGTCAGATGTTTCCACATTGAGTAGATCAAACACTACACTCCAGGAACTGGAAGAGAAGAAATACGACCCGCTGGATACCACCCTAAAGTTTGTCCAAAGGCGGGACGACTTGGATCCAGTCT CCTCAGAAGACGACTCAGGCCTCAGAGCAGAGATGTCCTGTGGTCATGCTGTCAGTCCTGATTCTCTTACACAGTGGTGCATCAGCCTGCTCAAGCAG GGGAAATACAAATTCAGATGCCCTGCATTGGTAGAAGGTACTAAACAGTGCAATAAACGGTGGTCATACAAGGAGGTCCGCAGACTGGCAGATTTGTCTCCAGAGGAGATGGAGTACTTTGAATCGACGGTGGCTCGCCTGGCTGCTGCAGATTACTGTGACATCAAGCCA tGCCCAAGTTGCAGAACAAATGTGGAGAGGAAAGATCTCTCCAACCTGTGTGTGCGCTGCACCATCTGTACAGCCGATCTGAAGAAGACCTACGACTTTTGCTGGCAGTGTCTTAGAAAGTGGAAAGGCTCAGGCCCACGATCTGACCACTGTGACAACGATGGCTGCATAAACAGGGACCTGCAGCTTCTGCAGACATGTAGGAGCATCAGTCTGCCTGATGTGAAGGGGGTCACTGACTGCCCATCAGTGCGAGCCTGTCCCACATGTGGCATGATGGTGGAACACAATCAAGCCTACTGCAAAAACATCGACTGTCCTCGCTGCCATGTTAAGTTCTGTTTTGTCTGCTTGAAACTAAAGCGTGTGTGTATTAAAACAAGCTCACCATATGAAATCTGTCCCAGTGGTGTGGCTGCTAGACAGACCTCCATGCCTGTGTGGCACAGGAAATGA
- the LOC121505007 gene encoding uncharacterized protein LOC121505007 has product MGNRASSYDTDPTLPRPRRFLTSRPIRRRNWEDELLSELARLELAEGERVDSARPVFTPRTQNTVLGRRVYRTRGSILPFYAEPPRHTVSTEGSGPEQQLARPLSPRQPTPSDPRATHVSRPEPVTWPDTQRAGQERCYDPNDTRFTFVDGEDDMDFEYNEYKSLRAKMSCGHTVTPSSLINWCRRQLEEGKTEFVCGQTDCNAVWSCNEVFEMTLLTPEEIEYVEKKLFEKAAKAYLDVKKCPGCNSLALREDVNDVRVCCTVCTRNKGKLFEFCWLCSKEWKCPSPYPDRCAEPDCVGKPETILKTCPVIVFKDIKNVTGCPSIRACPTCGFLIEHNKKCCKNIICSRCKVEFCFVCLKRTPKCLKTSSYLRPCSAGVAPRQTSIPVWYRNLP; this is encoded by the exons ATGGGAAACAGAGCATCTTCTTACGACACTGATCCTACTTTACCACGGCCAAGACGTTTTCTAACTAGCAGGCCTATCAGAAGAAGAAACTGGGAGGATGAGCTGCTATCGGAGCTGGCCAGACTTGAACTAGCTGAAGGTGAGAGAGTCGATTCTGCACGACCAGTCTTCACCCCACGGACACAGAACACAGTGTTAGGACGCAGAGTATATAGAACAAGAGGCTCTATATTACCGTTTTATGCTGAACCACCCCGCCACACAGTGTCTACTGAGGGGAGTGGACCCGAGCAACAACTGGCACGACCTCTGTCCCCTCGTCAACCCACACCCAGTGATCCACGGGCGACACATGTAAGCAGACCAGAACCAGTGACGTGGCCAGACACCCAGAGAGCTGGACAGGAGAGGTGTTACGACCCAAACGACACGAGATTTACATTCGTTGATGGAGAAGATGACATGGACT TCGAGTACAATGAGTACAAGTCTCTCAGAGCAAAGATGTCCTGTGGTCATACCGTCACTCCATCGTCTCTTATTAATTGGTGTCGCAGGCAGCTGGAAGAg GGTAAGACAGAGTTTGTTTGTGGTCAGACTGACTGTAATGCTGTGTGGTCGTGTAATGAAGTTTTTGAAATGACTCTTCTGACTCCTGAAGAAATTGAGTACGTTGAgaaaaaactttttgaaaaagcCGCCAAAGCTTACTTGGATGTTAAAAAG TGTCCTGGCTGCAACAGTTTAGCACTGAGGGAGGATGTGAATGACGTGAGAGTGTGCTGCACAGTGTGCACACGTAACAAAGGAAAGCTCTTTGAGTTTTGCTGGCTGTGTTCAAAGGAATGGAAATGTCCATCTCCGTACCCAGACCGCTGTGCAGAACCTGACTGTGTTGGTAAGCCAGAGACAATACTAAAAACGTGTCCTGTGATCGTCTTCAAGGATATAAAGAATGTGACCGGCTGTCCCTCTATCCGTGCCTGTCCCACCTGTGGGTTTTTGATTGAGCATAACaagaaatgctgcaaaaatatcATCTGTTCCCGGTGTAAAGttgagttttgttttgtgtgtctgaAGCGCACTCCTAAGTGCCTAAAGACGAGTTCATACCTCAGGCCCTGCAGTGCTGGTGTGGCTCCCAGACAGACCTCTATTCCTGTGTGGTATAGAAACTTACCGTGA